From the genome of Mycobacterium dioxanotrophicus, one region includes:
- the eccE gene encoding type VII secretion protein EccE has protein sequence MAQTLASFRQKTSNHLPPNPFAASSQILPQRILPQAELIRLEIVLALGVITYLWTGWPWWACAGLSALVMLLLTVRRRGTGLVRAVTARWVYRRARSRRSAYVDVPAAFDYAGADDVTYGFRWDGRTVITVIGIEDNPEDLTVLEPGSTVSGEMVRLGVLVDCLRQFDVELDTVDVISHGSRSQGHTPVAHVYDAVLGPLPAIAHRSVWVVIRFDPTRCPQAVGLRGGGQSGILRTAAVATRRVANRLSECGLRARVLTAAEIGQAVGQLCGGANLANLHEDWQYCSDGNYRMTSFGLSRDMLTTQALGELWTVPSYATTVAISLRNVSAERVGVTGTVRFDSFGPLPRTGIAAVTALPGRQFLALMSSLPMPRPERDITECSFGGPSTDFDGLDIPAAGCGQVIGADRAGRAVALPLFGPRIGRVEIRGSLHLAQQVVLRALALGARVLVRTNRSGQWREMVGNVDDNRLLWVSDFNRGSLQAGADRNYTLEVFDGVIESAVRSGVTAMVVVPPRGPVTTLPDGTDVLLEELQDGSDRVVVRTGSASAVVSIVATADELRYIGRSLQTR, from the coding sequence GTGGCTCAAACCCTCGCGTCATTCCGTCAGAAGACGTCAAACCATCTGCCGCCGAACCCTTTTGCGGCGTCCTCGCAGATCCTGCCGCAGCGCATTCTGCCGCAGGCAGAGCTGATCCGGCTCGAAATCGTGCTGGCTCTCGGCGTCATCACATATCTGTGGACCGGTTGGCCGTGGTGGGCGTGCGCTGGGTTATCCGCACTGGTGATGTTGTTGTTGACAGTGCGCCGACGCGGTACGGGGCTGGTGCGGGCGGTGACGGCCCGGTGGGTGTATCGCCGGGCCCGTAGCCGGCGGTCGGCGTATGTCGACGTCCCGGCGGCGTTCGACTACGCCGGCGCAGACGACGTCACATACGGATTCCGGTGGGACGGGCGGACGGTCATCACCGTCATCGGTATCGAGGACAACCCGGAGGATCTCACGGTGCTCGAGCCAGGGTCGACGGTCTCCGGGGAGATGGTTCGGCTGGGTGTGCTGGTGGATTGCTTGCGGCAGTTCGATGTGGAACTCGATACGGTCGACGTGATCAGCCACGGTTCGCGTTCGCAGGGCCACACCCCGGTCGCGCATGTCTACGATGCTGTGCTCGGTCCGCTGCCCGCGATCGCACACCGCTCGGTATGGGTGGTCATCCGGTTCGATCCGACCCGGTGCCCACAGGCGGTGGGCCTACGCGGTGGCGGTCAGTCGGGAATTCTGCGCACCGCGGCGGTGGCCACCCGCCGGGTCGCAAACCGGCTGAGCGAATGTGGTCTGCGCGCCCGGGTGCTCACCGCTGCCGAAATTGGCCAGGCCGTCGGTCAGCTGTGCGGTGGCGCGAATCTGGCCAATCTGCACGAGGATTGGCAGTACTGCTCTGACGGCAACTACCGGATGACCAGCTTCGGGCTGTCCCGGGATATGTTGACGACACAGGCCCTCGGCGAATTGTGGACCGTGCCCAGCTACGCGACCACCGTGGCGATCTCGCTGCGCAACGTCTCGGCCGAGCGGGTGGGCGTCACCGGCACCGTGCGATTCGACTCGTTCGGACCGCTTCCCCGCACCGGTATCGCTGCGGTGACCGCACTTCCGGGACGGCAGTTCCTAGCGCTGATGTCGAGCCTGCCGATGCCCCGGCCAGAGCGGGACATCACCGAGTGCAGTTTCGGCGGCCCGAGTACGGACTTTGACGGCCTCGACATCCCGGCCGCAGGCTGTGGTCAGGTGATCGGCGCCGACCGCGCGGGCCGCGCGGTTGCCCTGCCGCTGTTCGGGCCGCGGATCGGCCGCGTCGAGATCCGTGGTTCATTGCACCTGGCACAGCAGGTGGTGCTGCGGGCGCTGGCGCTCGGCGCGCGAGTCCTCGTCCGCACCAACCGTTCCGGTCAGTGGCGAGAAATGGTCGGCAATGTCGATGACAACCGGCTGCTGTGGGTCAGCGATTTCAACCGGGGTTCGCTCCAAGCTGGGGCCGACCGGAACTACACGCTCGAGGTGTTCGACGGTGTCATCGAATCGGCCGTCCGCAGTGGCGTGACTGCGATGGTGGTCGTGCCGCCGAGGGGACCCGTGACGACACTGCCGGATGGAACGGACGTCCTGCTCGAGGAACTGCAAGACGGCTCGGACCGGGTCGTCGTGCGGACGGGCTCGGCCTCGGCCGTGGTGTCGATCGTCGCGACGGCCGACGAGCTCCGGTACATCGGGCGCTCCTTACAGACCCGGTAG
- a CDS encoding DUF5336 domain-containing protein, producing MAYPGQPMGIGDPITVQPVARDLTAPGVLGVTALAVIGFGMQAGPVYTGRSADVLAAQPIATWTGAGGLALLLAGLLAIPGTKVPAHHYRIIAAVLSAFGFLAVAMGLVVGLLNPPPETGVGWALYVIVVLALAQTVVAVLAVRATKTLPEQPAHPDPGPHEQHPPAHRDFGEVTTRFGVGGPSQRSMSYGQGQQAGQNAPQQHAPQQHAPQQGPPPGYRDHPDFVPPASPAGGGAQPARQAPSHESPGGWGQTMPVQPDRGQGGGGAGPDPSRNYPRGGEGRLPGL from the coding sequence ATGGCGTACCCGGGCCAACCAATGGGTATCGGCGATCCGATAACCGTCCAACCGGTAGCGCGTGACCTGACGGCGCCGGGCGTTCTGGGTGTCACCGCGTTGGCGGTCATCGGGTTCGGTATGCAGGCCGGTCCGGTGTACACCGGCAGAAGTGCCGACGTGCTGGCTGCCCAGCCGATCGCCACCTGGACCGGCGCGGGCGGGCTTGCCTTGCTTCTGGCAGGCTTGCTGGCGATCCCCGGCACCAAGGTGCCCGCGCACCACTACCGCATCATCGCCGCGGTGCTGTCGGCCTTCGGCTTTCTGGCGGTCGCGATGGGCCTGGTGGTAGGACTGCTGAATCCGCCGCCGGAGACTGGAGTCGGCTGGGCGCTCTACGTCATCGTCGTGCTGGCCCTGGCGCAGACCGTGGTGGCCGTTCTCGCGGTGCGGGCCACCAAGACGCTACCCGAGCAACCGGCGCATCCGGATCCGGGGCCGCATGAACAACATCCGCCCGCTCACCGCGACTTCGGCGAAGTGACCACACGTTTCGGCGTCGGTGGCCCGTCGCAGCGCAGCATGTCCTACGGGCAGGGTCAACAAGCCGGTCAGAACGCGCCGCAGCAACATGCGCCGCAACAGCATGCGCCGCAGCAGGGCCCGCCACCCGGATACCGCGACCACCCGGATTTCGTCCCGCCCGCATCCCCCGCCGGAGGCGGAGCACAACCTGCACGGCAGGCCCCGTCGCACGAATCTCCCGGCGGCTGGGGACAGACCATGCCGGTGCAACCGGATCGTGGGCAAGGCGGCGGCGGTGCCGGGCCGGATCCGAGCCGCAACTACCCGCGCGGCGGCGAGGGACGCCTACCGGGTCTGTAA